In Oscillatoria acuminata PCC 6304, a single window of DNA contains:
- a CDS encoding cistern family PEP-CTERM protein has protein sequence MFRLLKPLTLGLSVIGSVGVYSLTVAASASAFTLFDSSKTVGISASDIGKEFTINFDGSVVKEKTVTGLSSEAIFKFLGFNSVGSNTEAIFDVFLKNNSSNGITSRTSALGFDVWNFDGSSVGSSMNLVGLGNTNGAGKTRVEGLFSKDRSGSFPNGFKEIDVCFTNGNTCEGGGNGGVTTGNTGNFKATLAFSGEVQSFALNNFGVRYQSINGQTFAGASGTGRGTIDIGIPSESPRQVPEPTATTALLLVGFGVLRYGKKKPQTLIQTEG, from the coding sequence ATGTTTAGATTGCTCAAACCACTTACTTTAGGACTATCAGTCATTGGCTCCGTCGGGGTTTACTCCTTGACAGTCGCCGCTTCTGCCTCAGCGTTTACTCTTTTTGACAGCAGTAAAACTGTTGGCATTTCTGCCAGCGATATTGGCAAAGAGTTTACCATTAACTTTGACGGAAGCGTCGTCAAGGAAAAAACCGTTACGGGACTCTCATCAGAAGCAATTTTTAAATTCCTCGGATTTAACAGCGTTGGCAGCAACACCGAGGCAATTTTTGATGTGTTCCTCAAGAACAACTCCAGCAATGGCATCACCTCTCGCACCTCAGCGTTAGGGTTTGATGTTTGGAATTTTGATGGCTCCAGTGTCGGGTCAAGTATGAACTTGGTTGGCCTCGGCAACACTAATGGTGCAGGCAAGACCCGAGTTGAAGGCTTATTTAGCAAGGACCGCTCTGGCTCCTTTCCTAATGGGTTTAAAGAAATTGATGTCTGCTTTACCAATGGGAATACCTGCGAAGGGGGAGGCAATGGCGGCGTCACTACCGGGAATACTGGAAACTTTAAGGCGACTCTAGCCTTTTCTGGTGAAGTTCAAAGCTTTGCTCTGAACAACTTTGGTGTTCGCTACCAAAGCATTAACGGACAGACTTTTGCCGGCGCTAGCGGCACGGGACGGGGTACGATTGATATCGGCATTCCCTCAGAAAGTCCGAGACAGGTTCCGGAACCTACAGCTACGACAGCACTCTTACTGGTGGGATTTGGAGTCCTTAGATATGGTAAAAAAAAGCCGCAAACTCTGATTCAAACTGAAGGTTAA
- a CDS encoding Gfo/Idh/MocA family protein, which produces MTNLSTASSDPTGPNYGPGPIGVAIVGTGFGQKVHIPGLKEYPQTEAIAVYHRDIDQAEAIAATHHIPLATDAIADLAKMPEVQAVSLSTPPFLHYEMAKPLLEAGKHLLLEKPTTLSASEAKELYRIANANSVVTAMDFEFRFVPAWQRFKELLDDGYCGQNRLIKIDWLVSSRADASRPWNWYSQKQQGGGALGAIGSHCFDYISWLFGPVKRLCASLSTAVTERPDPKAGGQLKPVDADDTCLLMLELTDGTPIQVSLSSATYQGRGHWVEVYGDRGTLVLGSDNQKDYVHGFKLWGAPAGESLSELTIPNRLEFSKTYPDGRIAPFIRVVDNWVRGIEARRAIAPSLREGVYSQLLMDLTHESHETGTWVTVPNLDHYLARS; this is translated from the coding sequence ATGACTAATTTATCAACGGCCTCCTCTGATCCGACTGGGCCTAATTATGGACCGGGACCGATTGGGGTCGCTATTGTGGGGACGGGGTTTGGACAGAAAGTGCATATTCCCGGATTGAAAGAATATCCTCAGACGGAGGCGATCGCGGTTTATCATCGGGATATTGATCAGGCGGAGGCGATCGCGGCGACTCATCATATCCCCCTGGCAACCGATGCGATCGCGGATCTGGCTAAAATGCCCGAAGTGCAGGCCGTGAGTCTGTCTACTCCGCCTTTTTTGCATTATGAAATGGCTAAACCCTTGTTAGAAGCGGGCAAGCATTTATTACTCGAAAAACCCACGACTCTATCGGCATCGGAAGCAAAAGAACTCTATCGCATTGCCAATGCTAACAGTGTGGTAACGGCGATGGATTTTGAATTTCGGTTTGTTCCAGCATGGCAGCGGTTTAAAGAATTGTTAGATGATGGATACTGTGGACAAAACCGTTTAATTAAAATTGATTGGTTAGTCTCCTCTCGCGCTGATGCCAGTCGGCCTTGGAATTGGTACTCTCAAAAACAGCAAGGCGGGGGTGCTTTAGGCGCGATCGGGTCTCATTGTTTTGATTATATTTCCTGGTTATTTGGGCCCGTCAAACGCTTATGTGCCTCCCTGAGTACCGCAGTCACCGAACGTCCGGACCCGAAAGCGGGGGGACAACTGAAACCTGTGGATGCGGATGATACCTGTCTGCTGATGTTGGAATTAACCGATGGAACTCCCATCCAAGTAAGTTTGAGTTCCGCAACTTACCAAGGACGAGGACATTGGGTGGAAGTGTATGGCGATCGCGGCACCTTAGTCCTCGGCAGCGACAATCAGAAAGATTATGTACATGGGTTTAAATTGTGGGGTGCACCAGCAGGGGAGTCTTTATCAGAATTAACGATTCCCAACCGTCTGGAGTTTTCTAAAACCTACCCAGACGGACGGATTGCCCCCTTTATTCGCGTGGTGGATAATTGGGTCCGAGGGATTGAAGCAAGACGGGCGATCGCCCCTTCCCTACGAGAAGGCGTCTACTCTCAACTCCTCATGGACCTCACCCACGAATCCCACGAAACCGGCACCTGGGTCACGGTCCCCAATTTGGATCACTATCTAGCACGCAGTTAA
- the gshB gene encoding glutathione synthase: protein MKFAFIIDPIQKLDPTHDTSVALMESAQAKGHEVWITEAHQLSIVNGKAWAILDRVTLKPIERAGDRWIAANPWYQIQPDGSHPLEAMDVVFMRTDPPVTIPYLYATYILDYIHPDKTLVVNSPKGLRAANEKMYALQFTSVIPETIVSQSKAVIRDFLDRKGAAVLKPLGGKAGEGILFLDPEDKNFNSLIEISTKQGKEPVMVQTYLPEAKQGDKRIILLNGEPIGAVNRVPSGSEFRGNMAVGGLAVKTEITDRERQICAEVAPKLREDGLYFVGLDVIGGYLTEVNVTSPTGIREIDKYLPNEQRLGHQVIEWVESFVTPR, encoded by the coding sequence GTGAAATTTGCCTTCATCATCGATCCAATCCAAAAACTAGATCCCACCCACGATACCAGCGTCGCGCTGATGGAATCCGCCCAAGCGAAAGGACATGAGGTTTGGATAACTGAGGCGCATCAACTCAGCATCGTGAATGGCAAAGCTTGGGCAATCCTCGACCGAGTGACCCTCAAACCGATCGAACGCGCAGGCGATCGCTGGATAGCGGCCAACCCCTGGTACCAAATTCAACCGGACGGTTCCCATCCCCTCGAAGCAATGGATGTCGTCTTCATGCGAACCGACCCTCCCGTTACCATTCCCTATCTCTACGCCACCTACATTCTTGATTACATCCACCCCGATAAAACCCTCGTGGTGAACTCTCCAAAAGGACTACGGGCCGCTAATGAAAAAATGTATGCCCTCCAGTTTACCTCGGTCATTCCTGAAACCATCGTTAGTCAAAGTAAAGCCGTCATTCGTGATTTTTTAGACCGAAAAGGCGCAGCGGTTCTCAAACCATTAGGGGGAAAAGCTGGGGAAGGCATTTTATTTTTAGACCCCGAAGATAAAAACTTCAATTCCCTGATTGAAATTAGTACCAAACAAGGTAAAGAACCCGTAATGGTTCAAACCTATCTCCCCGAAGCCAAACAAGGAGATAAACGCATTATCCTCCTCAATGGCGAACCCATTGGTGCAGTTAATCGGGTTCCCAGTGGGAGTGAATTTCGCGGAAATATGGCCGTTGGCGGTCTAGCGGTCAAAACAGAGATTACCGATCGCGAACGACAAATCTGCGCTGAAGTCGCTCCCAAACTTCGAGAAGATGGCCTATATTTTGTCGGCCTCGATGTGATTGGAGGCTATTTAACCGAAGTCAATGTCACCAGTCCCACAGGGATTCGAGAAATTGATAAATACCTTCCCAATGAGCAACGGTTAGGGCATCAAGTGATTGAATGGGTGGAGAGTTTTGTGACGCCAAGATAG
- the hflX gene encoding GTPase HflX, with the protein MGVGSPRQTQIPAMELPRYGEGRLSGIRCITTQLKGEGPSESSLTAMAIQRLDALVVLNLTGEGFERRGGGATGYVSQSYLAHLIPQTGMDEGEGDGPIATWTVSPPMSLDALSLQDFLELVEGLEAEFQREFIARDVDADHDRALLVGVMTHNLKDEQFEDGLTELARLVDTAGGTVLQTMRQKRPRLHPQTVVGKGKVEEIALTAQTLGSNLIVFDRELSPAQVRNLEVQIGVRVVDRTEVILDIFAQRAQSGAGKLQVELAQLEYMLPRLTGRGQAMSRLGGGIGTRGPGETKLETERRAIQRRIARLQQEVNELQAHRSRMRLRRQHQDVPSVAIVGYTNAGKSTLLNALTNAEIYTADQLFATLDPTTRRLVIPTVLGSTQTIVVTDTVGFIHELPPSLMDAFRATLEEVTEADALLHVVDLSHPAWQSQIRSVMKILGEMPVTPGPALVAFNKIDAVDGDTLAIAKEEFPLAVFICASQRLGLETLRQRLAQLIDYAVAPQ; encoded by the coding sequence GTGGGGGTGGGTTCACCGCGTCAAACCCAAATCCCAGCAATGGAATTACCCCGGTATGGTGAGGGGCGTCTGAGTGGGATTCGCTGTATTACGACTCAGTTGAAGGGAGAGGGGCCAAGTGAGTCTTCTCTGACGGCAATGGCGATTCAACGCTTGGATGCGTTAGTCGTCTTGAATTTAACCGGGGAGGGGTTTGAACGGCGTGGAGGTGGGGCCACGGGTTATGTGAGTCAGTCCTATTTAGCACATTTGATTCCCCAAACGGGAATGGATGAGGGTGAGGGCGATGGACCGATCGCCACCTGGACTGTTTCTCCCCCCATGAGTCTGGATGCCCTCTCCCTACAGGACTTCCTAGAACTCGTCGAGGGCCTAGAAGCGGAGTTTCAGCGCGAATTTATTGCCCGGGATGTGGATGCGGACCACGATCGCGCCCTATTAGTCGGGGTGATGACCCATAATCTCAAAGATGAGCAATTTGAAGATGGACTCACCGAACTCGCCCGTCTAGTGGATACTGCTGGGGGAACCGTCCTGCAAACCATGCGCCAGAAACGTCCCCGACTCCATCCCCAAACTGTGGTCGGCAAGGGTAAGGTGGAAGAAATCGCCCTCACGGCCCAAACCCTCGGCAGCAATCTGATTGTCTTCGATCGCGAACTGTCTCCGGCCCAAGTCCGCAATCTGGAGGTCCAAATCGGCGTCCGCGTAGTCGATCGCACTGAGGTGATTCTGGATATCTTTGCCCAACGCGCTCAATCTGGGGCAGGTAAACTCCAAGTGGAATTAGCCCAACTGGAATATATGCTGCCCCGCCTCACGGGTCGCGGTCAAGCGATGTCCCGCTTAGGGGGCGGAATTGGGACCCGAGGCCCTGGAGAAACCAAACTGGAAACCGAACGCCGCGCCATTCAACGGCGAATTGCCCGTTTGCAACAGGAAGTGAACGAATTGCAGGCCCATCGATCGCGGATGCGTCTGCGACGCCAACATCAAGATGTCCCTTCCGTGGCGATCGTGGGTTACACCAACGCCGGTAAATCCACCCTGCTCAATGCCTTGACCAATGCGGAAATTTATACGGCAGATCAACTATTTGCCACCTTGGACCCCACCACCCGCCGGTTAGTGATTCCCACGGTGCTCGGCAGTACCCAGACTATAGTTGTCACTGACACGGTAGGATTCATTCACGAACTGCCCCCCTCCTTGATGGATGCCTTCCGCGCCACCTTAGAAGAAGTCACCGAAGCGGATGCCTTGCTGCACGTTGTCGATTTATCCCATCCGGCATGGCAAAGTCAGATTCGATCCGTGATGAAGATTTTAGGGGAAATGCCGGTTACTCCAGGACCGGCCCTGGTTGCTTTTAATAAGATTGATGCGGTGGATGGGGATACCTTGGCGATCGCCAAGGAAGAGTTTCCCCTGGCTGTCTTTATCTGTGCTAGTCAGCGTCTCGGACTCGAAACCCTGCGCCAACGACTGGCTCAACTTATCGATTATGCAGTGGCTCCTCAGTAA
- a CDS encoding Uma2 family endonuclease: MIQTPSKSLTLEEFLNLPETKPASEYIEGEIIQKPMPKGKHSSIQTELAATVNATLRGPKIARAFSELRCSFAGQSIVPDVSVFIWERIPRDENGEIANIFTSAPDWLIEILSPEQSQTKVTKKILNALKQGTQMGWLIDPQEKTVFVYHSQQKIEVFDEPEQQIPVPAFASELRLTVAEIFCWLLE; encoded by the coding sequence ATGATCCAAACCCCATCCAAATCTTTAACCTTAGAAGAGTTTCTCAACCTCCCCGAAACCAAACCCGCCAGTGAATATATTGAAGGCGAAATCATTCAAAAGCCAATGCCGAAAGGAAAACATAGTTCAATTCAAACCGAATTGGCGGCTACAGTCAATGCCACTCTCAGAGGACCTAAAATTGCCCGAGCCTTTTCTGAACTGAGATGCAGTTTTGCAGGACAATCGATTGTCCCTGATGTTTCAGTCTTTATCTGGGAAAGAATTCCCCGGGACGAAAATGGCGAAATTGCTAATATTTTTACATCAGCACCAGACTGGCTTATAGAAATTTTATCGCCCGAACAGAGTCAAACCAAAGTCACAAAAAAAATTCTGAACGCTCTCAAGCAGGGAACTCAAATGGGTTGGTTAATTGATCCCCAAGAAAAGACTGTTTTTGTATATCATTCTCAGCAAAAAATCGAAGTCTTTGATGAACCTGAACAGCAAATACCCGTTCCTGCCTTTGCCAGCGAGTTGCGGCTAACGGTGGCAGAGATATTTTGTTGGCTGTTAGAATAG
- a CDS encoding DUF433 domain-containing protein: MNKPYVDKRNEGYWVAGTRVSLDSIIFAFLEGLSPETIATECFPTLSLEQVYGAITYYLAHGPEIDTYLKQTNAEFEALRQSNHSADTEFHQKLIQARRLQSLQV; encoded by the coding sequence ATGAACAAACCCTATGTAGACAAACGAAATGAAGGGTATTGGGTGGCGGGGACTCGCGTTTCCCTCGATTCCATCATTTTTGCCTTTCTTGAAGGGTTATCCCCCGAAACCATCGCGACAGAGTGTTTCCCTACTCTGTCCCTGGAACAAGTTTATGGCGCAATTACCTATTATCTCGCTCATGGTCCTGAAATCGATACCTACTTAAAACAAACAAATGCTGAATTTGAAGCATTACGGCAATCAAACCACAGTGCCGACACAGAGTTTCACCAAAAACTGATTCAAGCACGGCGGTTACAGTCACTCCAAGTATGA
- the grxC gene encoding glutaredoxin 3 — MKPNVEIYTWSRCPFCLRAKALLDRKGVEYAEYCIDGDEDARDQMATRANGRRSLPQIFINDRHIGGCDDLHALDGNNQLDPLLQPESV; from the coding sequence ATGAAACCTAACGTAGAAATCTACACCTGGAGTCGTTGTCCCTTCTGTCTGCGGGCGAAAGCGCTGTTAGATCGCAAAGGTGTAGAGTATGCGGAATACTGCATCGATGGAGATGAAGACGCCAGGGATCAGATGGCAACCCGTGCAAATGGGCGTCGATCGCTGCCTCAGATTTTTATTAACGATCGCCATATCGGGGGATGCGACGATTTGCACGCCCTCGATGGAAACAATCAGTTAGATCCCTTGCTACAACCGGAGTCGGTTTAG
- a CDS encoding DUF5615 family PIN-like protein, whose protein sequence is MKIRFQADVDLNHIIVKATLRRESLIDFQSAQTANLDSLSDLEVLAVAARLGRVLVSHDRKTMPLNFSEFITQTRSSGVIIIPQNISIRAAVEDIVLIWEASEAEEWINRIHILPL, encoded by the coding sequence ATGAAAATTCGTTTTCAAGCCGATGTCGATCTAAACCATATTATTGTCAAGGCAACCCTACGGCGAGAAAGTTTGATTGATTTTCAATCCGCACAAACTGCTAATTTAGATTCCTTGAGTGATCTGGAAGTTTTGGCAGTTGCAGCGCGCTTAGGGCGGGTACTGGTGAGTCACGATCGCAAAACTATGCCTCTAAATTTTAGTGAATTTATCACTCAAACCCGTAGCAGTGGTGTCATTATTATCCCCCAAAACATATCGATCCGGGCGGCGGTAGAGGATATCGTTTTGATTTGGGAAGCCAGTGAAGCGGAAGAATGGATTAACCGCATTCACATACTTCCGCTATAA
- a CDS encoding Uma2 family endonuclease produces the protein MTLITSIVKPVSQIKLEPGSTVTISNISWQEFETLLQELGEKRASRIAYSHNTLQIMVPLPEHEKPNDIISDIVKILLKAKGIKYEPFGSTTFKREGMAGIEPDASFYIQNCQRMIGRRRLEPDDPPPDLAIETDVTSKTTIEAYKAIECPEVWVYNQSKLTIYLLQEGEYVTTESSPIFPDQAIAQIIPRVVDRAWQVGTSQALAEFEAAIAQGGS, from the coding sequence ATGACTCTGATCACCAGCATTGTTAAACCCGTTAGTCAAATAAAGCTAGAACCCGGGAGTACCGTTACCATTTCCAACATCAGTTGGCAGGAATTTGAGACCCTCTTACAAGAATTGGGAGAAAAAAGAGCTTCCCGCATTGCCTACAGTCATAACACTTTACAAATTATGGTTCCTTTACCTGAACATGAAAAACCCAATGACATCATTTCTGATATTGTCAAAATTTTGCTAAAAGCAAAAGGCATAAAATATGAACCTTTTGGATCGACCACCTTTAAACGAGAAGGAATGGCAGGAATTGAACCAGATGCTAGTTTTTATATCCAAAACTGTCAACGGATGATTGGACGTCGCCGCCTGGAACCGGATGACCCACCGCCGGATTTGGCCATAGAAACCGATGTCACTTCTAAAACCACCATCGAAGCCTATAAAGCGATTGAATGCCCAGAAGTTTGGGTATATAATCAGTCTAAACTAACTATCTATCTGTTACAAGAGGGAGAGTATGTCACGACTGAGAGTAGTCCGATTTTTCCGGATCAGGCGATCGCGCAAATTATTCCCAGGGTAGTCGATCGCGCTTGGCAAGTGGGGACCTCTCAGGCATTAGCAGAATTTGAAGCAGCGATCGCGCAAGGGGGGAGTTAA
- a CDS encoding LL-diaminopimelate aminotransferase: MATINDNYLKLKAGYLFPEIARRVNAFAEANPDAKIIKLGIGDVTEPLPESCRKAMVKAVEDMGDRSLFKGYGPEQGYAWLREKIATYDFQSRGCAIDASEIFISDGSKCDTGNILDIFGNNNKIAVTDPVYPVYVDTNVMAGHTGPTNEQGEYEGLVYLPINAENNFTAELPTEKVDLIYLCFPNNPTGATATKDYLKKWVDYAKANGSIIFFDAAYEAFITDPNLPHSIYEIEGAKDCAIEFRSFSKNAGFTGTRCALTVVPKTLMAKASDGSDVEVWKLWNRRQSTKFNGVSYIVQRGAEAVYSEEGQAQVKELVSFYLENATIIREKLTAAGLSVYGGVNAPYVWVKTPNGLSSWDFFDKLLQVVNVVGTPGSGFGAAGEGYFRISAFNSRENVEEAMQRITENLKL; encoded by the coding sequence ATGGCAACGATTAACGACAACTACCTCAAACTCAAAGCGGGTTACCTGTTTCCCGAAATTGCTCGTCGGGTGAATGCCTTTGCTGAGGCGAATCCGGACGCCAAAATCATCAAACTGGGGATTGGTGACGTGACAGAACCCCTCCCCGAATCTTGCCGCAAAGCGATGGTAAAAGCGGTGGAAGACATGGGCGATCGCAGCCTATTTAAAGGGTACGGACCCGAACAAGGGTATGCCTGGTTGCGCGAAAAAATTGCCACCTACGACTTCCAATCCCGAGGATGCGCGATCGATGCCTCAGAAATCTTCATTTCCGATGGTTCTAAGTGCGATACCGGCAACATTCTCGACATTTTCGGCAACAACAACAAAATCGCCGTTACTGACCCGGTTTATCCCGTGTATGTCGATACAAACGTCATGGCAGGACATACCGGACCCACCAATGAACAAGGAGAATATGAGGGATTAGTCTATCTTCCCATTAATGCGGAAAATAATTTCACCGCCGAACTTCCCACAGAGAAAGTTGATTTAATTTACCTCTGTTTCCCCAATAATCCCACGGGTGCAACTGCCACCAAAGACTACCTAAAAAAGTGGGTGGATTATGCCAAAGCCAATGGTTCAATTATATTCTTTGATGCGGCATACGAAGCCTTCATCACTGACCCCAATTTGCCGCACTCCATCTATGAAATAGAAGGAGCAAAAGATTGTGCGATCGAGTTTCGTTCCTTCTCCAAAAATGCGGGATTTACCGGCACTCGTTGCGCCTTAACAGTAGTTCCTAAAACCTTAATGGCAAAAGCCTCTGATGGGTCCGATGTCGAAGTTTGGAAACTCTGGAATCGCCGCCAATCCACCAAATTTAATGGCGTCTCCTACATCGTCCAACGCGGTGCAGAAGCGGTGTACTCCGAAGAAGGACAAGCACAAGTCAAAGAATTGGTGAGTTTCTATTTAGAAAATGCCACAATTATCCGAGAGAAACTAACCGCTGCCGGATTGTCTGTTTATGGGGGCGTGAATGCACCTTACGTTTGGGTAAAAACCCCCAATGGATTATCGAGTTGGGATTTCTTTGATAAATTGCTGCAAGTGGTGAATGTAGTTGGAACTCCCGGTTCTGGTTTTGGCGCTGCTGGAGAAGGATACTTCCGCATTTCTGCCTTTAATAGCCGAGAAAATGTGGAGGAAGCGATGCAACGGATTACCGAAAATCTGAAACTCTAG
- the ltrA gene encoding group II intron reverse transcriptase/maturase: protein MTVAMNKVNTSLKTTETWNAIPWAKVQRKVFKLQKRIFQAAKSGQDAKARRLQKLLTSSYYARLLAVRKVTQDNQGKRTAGIDGVKSLKPEQRLELVKDLGEQFLAKALRRVWIPKPGRNEKRPLGIPTIRDRAEQALVKQALEPEWEARFEGTSYGFRPGRSAHDAIGRIYASINKGSYYVLDADITKCFDKINHEYLLSKLDCCSQHRRQIKQWLKAGVVDNGVFEETPSGTPQGGVISPLLANIALDGMARLIEELYPLIQGQKVKATLIRYADDFVVISPEIEIINQCKIALENWLKPVGLELKPEKTKICHTLREIEVNGEKVTPGFDFLGFTIRQYPVGKYKSGKTGGANSRLIGHKTHIKPSAKAIKAHSEALKGVIKNHKTAPQAALISRLNPIIRGWSNYYSGVVSAETFSQMDYNIWQQLRAWTVSRCGQANLEKLRKYFHKVTVKIGNGKERNEKWLFQAKDGLSLWKHSYTQITRHTLVKPEASPYDGNWSYWATRRGTSLEVPMRVAKLLKKHSGRCSRCGQYFAMEDLMEVDHIQPLSMGGKDEYRNLQLLHRHCHDKKTAEDMQNVKSYQ, encoded by the coding sequence ATGACAGTAGCAATGAACAAGGTTAATACGAGTTTAAAGACTACGGAAACATGGAATGCAATTCCTTGGGCAAAAGTTCAAAGGAAAGTATTTAAGTTGCAAAAACGTATTTTCCAAGCGGCTAAATCGGGACAGGATGCCAAAGCCAGAAGGTTGCAAAAACTTCTAACCTCGTCATATTACGCGAGGCTCTTAGCGGTTAGGAAAGTGACCCAAGACAACCAAGGCAAGAGGACGGCAGGGATAGATGGGGTAAAATCCTTAAAACCCGAACAACGCCTCGAACTTGTTAAGGACCTTGGTGAACAATTCTTAGCCAAAGCACTCAGAAGGGTTTGGATTCCCAAACCAGGACGTAATGAAAAGCGCCCATTGGGTATCCCAACTATTAGAGATAGAGCCGAGCAAGCCTTGGTTAAACAAGCCTTAGAACCCGAATGGGAAGCTAGGTTTGAAGGGACGAGCTATGGTTTCCGACCAGGACGCTCTGCCCACGACGCAATAGGTCGCATCTACGCATCTATAAATAAGGGCAGTTATTATGTCCTAGATGCAGATATAACCAAATGCTTCGACAAGATTAACCATGAATACCTACTGTCCAAATTAGATTGTTGTTCACAACACCGTCGCCAAATCAAACAATGGTTAAAGGCAGGGGTAGTGGATAATGGCGTATTTGAGGAGACCCCAAGCGGGACACCCCAAGGAGGAGTGATAAGTCCGCTCCTGGCCAACATTGCATTGGATGGAATGGCCAGGTTAATCGAAGAACTGTATCCTTTAATTCAAGGTCAGAAAGTCAAGGCCACCTTAATCAGATATGCCGATGATTTCGTAGTAATCTCACCAGAGATTGAAATCATCAATCAATGCAAGATAGCTTTGGAAAACTGGCTAAAGCCCGTAGGACTTGAGCTTAAACCTGAAAAGACCAAAATATGCCACACACTTAGAGAAATCGAAGTAAATGGAGAAAAGGTCACCCCAGGATTTGATTTCCTCGGATTTACCATTAGGCAATATCCAGTAGGTAAATACAAGTCCGGGAAAACAGGAGGCGCAAACAGCAGACTAATCGGGCATAAAACCCATATCAAGCCAAGCGCCAAAGCAATCAAAGCCCACAGTGAAGCATTAAAGGGTGTCATCAAAAATCATAAAACTGCACCCCAAGCGGCCCTAATAAGTAGACTAAACCCAATCATTAGAGGTTGGAGTAATTACTACTCAGGGGTAGTTTCAGCGGAAACCTTCAGCCAAATGGACTATAACATTTGGCAACAATTGAGGGCATGGACAGTATCAAGATGCGGTCAGGCAAACCTTGAAAAGCTGAGAAAATATTTCCATAAGGTCACGGTTAAAATCGGAAACGGAAAGGAAAGAAATGAGAAGTGGCTGTTTCAAGCAAAAGACGGATTAAGTCTCTGGAAACACTCCTATACTCAAATTACAAGGCATACATTGGTCAAGCCAGAAGCATCCCCGTATGACGGAAATTGGAGTTATTGGGCAACTAGAAGAGGAACCTCATTAGAAGTTCCAATGCGAGTAGCAAAATTGCTTAAAAAGCACTCAGGCCGATGTTCACGTTGCGGACAATATTTCGCAATGGAAGACTTGATGGAGGTTGACCACATCCAGCCACTCTCAATGGGAGGTAAAGATGAATACCGAAATCTACAGTTATTGCATCGGCACTGTCACGATAAAAAGACGGCTGAAGATATGCAGAACGTCAAGTCGTACCAATGA
- a CDS encoding MORN repeat-containing protein, which translates to MITDSLKKIGMTMFIVCVMQIASSIGPISLSSAQEEGEEYVPPFCTGDASAGPVKCNYNNGDNYVGSFSNGVPNGRGIYVYANGDRYEGLFSAGRPNGEGTFIFADDARYEGTFENGNIVRGKAIFPDGSRYEGTFRLVQDIGSGDISSQPAGQGQFVFTNGDRYVGEFFAGQPFGQGTLNRVDGTRCQGRFFNENLDANGSCTFPNGTRYEGELRQGLPHGQGVLIDSAGRRFPGQFREGKRI; encoded by the coding sequence ATGATCACTGACTCTCTCAAAAAGATCGGAATGACGATGTTCATCGTCTGTGTGATGCAGATTGCTAGTTCAATCGGGCCTATATCGCTCTCAAGCGCACAAGAAGAGGGAGAGGAGTATGTCCCTCCTTTTTGCACCGGAGACGCTTCCGCTGGCCCAGTTAAGTGTAATTACAACAATGGGGATAACTACGTGGGATCGTTTTCCAATGGAGTTCCTAATGGTCGAGGCATTTATGTATATGCCAATGGCGATCGCTATGAAGGACTCTTTAGCGCGGGTCGTCCCAACGGAGAGGGGACTTTTATCTTTGCTGATGATGCCCGCTATGAAGGTACATTTGAAAATGGTAATATTGTGAGGGGGAAAGCTATTTTCCCCGATGGCTCCCGCTATGAAGGGACTTTCCGCCTCGTTCAGGATATCGGTAGCGGTGATATTAGCTCTCAACCTGCTGGACAAGGGCAATTTGTCTTCACCAATGGCGATCGCTATGTGGGAGAATTCTTTGCCGGACAGCCCTTTGGTCAGGGAACCCTCAACCGCGTGGATGGAACTCGCTGTCAAGGCCGGTTCTTTAACGAAAACTTGGACGCGAATGGTAGTTGTACCTTCCCCAACGGTACTCGGTATGAAGGAGAATTGCGTCAAGGTCTTCCCCACGGTCAAGGTGTCCTGATTGATAGCGCTGGCAGACGCTTTCCTGGACAGTTCCGCGAAGGCAAACGGATTTAA